In Melanotaenia boesemani isolate fMelBoe1 chromosome 16, fMelBoe1.pri, whole genome shotgun sequence, the following proteins share a genomic window:
- the nolc1 gene encoding nucleolar and coiled-body phosphoprotein 1 isoform X3: MAAENSVPSDLFKCVYSFLLENKFTKAANEFLKQTKVNAQDQNEESLVSIYNFWVKSPQAKKRKAPDAVNGPSAKKAKPGAESSSSEESSSDEEVDEKQIKPAAVASAVSAKPGAAKAASSSSEDSSDSEEEKTAAKAPAKAPVKGPPPPAATGTTRKKDSSSSSEESDSDDEQPAKAPAPKTSTGAVTTPKAAVPTRGAAQKKQESSSSEDSSSDSEDEQPAKTPAKPAAVTKAAAAESSSEDSSSEDEAPPSKKPKAGAYSAVPPPASIQKAPAAPAASKAKASESSDSSDDSSDEEDKVATKPAPVKKANTKPGMAKPAAKKQDSSSDSSDSSSEEEEAKKPAAKVTPAKAVKAKPAPAKAAPATNKDSDEESSSSEEEVKKPAAKVTPAKSAPAKPAAATPALEKEKTKKPTAKPQPAKTAPAQKDESSSSESSSEDEAPAKPSTKTAAPKAPVAASKPAKATESSSESDDSTDDQVPMKAKPAAKSPVGASRPTAPVSKPPAAAESSSDADSSEDEEEPAKTKPIVTKMAPASKPTTPTAKPAAAAESSSDSDSSSEDEEPVKAKPAATKTSKPATKPATPAAKPAAAESSSDSDSSSEDEEPVKAKPAATKTSKPATKPATPAAKPAAAESSSDSDSSSEDEEPAKAKPAAAKAATPASKPATPAAKSAAAKSAAAESSSDSDSSSEDEEPAKAKPAAAKAATPASKPATPAAKSAAAKSAAAESSSDSDSSSEDEEPAKAKPAAAKAATPASKPATPAAKSAAAAESSSDSDSSSEDEEPAKAKPAASKAATPASKPATPAVKTAVKPAAGKAESSSDSDSSSEEEEPAKAKPTTAKKAIPPSKPTTPAAKPSAAAESSSDSDSSSEEEETAKAKPTAAKPTAAKTATPTSKPATPAGKAGAVPQSSSESDSSDSEDEVAKPAVKKQATAAVKKPAAARATKAATTSTKKAEEDSSDSSDSSDSEAEAPPAKPAVTNGKASTPKTNTAKVAAKPTQSSSSDDSSDEEEETSKSKTKPATPVVAAKTTPAVKPKEKSSSSSDSSSDEEDAPSKAATAPTTPTINTNGKRKRDEESSDSEEEETQSKTPKSKKVTTTPQTFPKANKKSSNVPFRRIMEDHIDVDPRLTDNSFEAKRGANGDWGQKANEVLKFTKGKSFRHEKTKKKRGSYRGGAISTTVNSIKFDSD, translated from the exons ATGGCGGCGGAAAACTCGGTGCCGAGTGATCTTTTCAAATGCGTATATTCCTTTCTGTTGGAGAACAAGTTCACCAAGGCGGCTAACGAGTTCCTGAAACAGACCAAAGTT AATGCGCAAGATCAAAATGAAGAGAGCCTTGTCAGCATCTACAACTTCTGGGTGAA GTCACCTCAGGCCAAGAAACGAAAAGCACCTGACGCTGTTAATGGTCCTTCAGCCAAAAAAGCAAAGCCTGGTGCAGAAAGCTCCAGCAGTGAGGAATCGAGCAGTGATGAAGaagttgatgaaaaacagatCAAACCAGCAGCAG TAGCCAGCGCAGTGTCTGCAAAACCTGGAGCTGCTAAAGCAGCATCCAGTAGCAGCGAAGACTCAAGTGACTCTGAGGAGGAGAAGACTGCTGCAAAAGCTCCTGCAAAG GCACCTGTTAAAGGACCACCACCTCCTGCAGCAACAGGCACGACAAGGAAAAAGGACAGCAGCTCGAGCAGTGAAGAATCTGACTCTGACGATGAACAGCCAGCCAAAGCTCCTGCACCGA aAACAAGTACTGGTGCTGTCACCACACCCAAAGCAGCTGTTCCTACCAGAGGTGCAGCTCAGAAGAAGCAggagagcagcagcagtgaaGACAGCTCCTCAGACTCCGAAGATGAGCAACCTGCCAAG ACTCCAGCTAAACCTGCCGCAGTAAcaaaagcagctgcagctgagtCAAGCAGTGAAGATTCTTCGTCTGAGGATGAAGCTCCGCCAAGCAAAAAACCCAAAGCAG GAGCTTACAGTGCAGTCCCACCTCCTGCTTCAATCCAGAAAGCTCCTGCTGCGCCAGCTGCCAGCAAGGCCAAGGCCAGTGAGTCTTCAGACAGCAGTGATGACagcagtgatgaagaggacaaagTGGCCA CAAAACCTGCACCTGTAAAGAAAGCCAATACCAAACCTGGCATGGCTAAACCTGCAGCAAAAAAGCAGGACTCCAGCTCAGACAGCTCAG ATTCAAgttcagaggaagaagaggccAAGAAGCCTGCAGCCAAAGTTACCCCAGCTAAAGCAGTCAAAGCCAAACCTGCCCCAGCTAAGGCAGCACCTGCTACCAATAAAGACTCTGATGAAGAGTCATCAAGTTCAGAAGAGGAAGTTAAGAAGCCTGCAGCAAAAGTGACTCCGGCTAAATCTGCCCCAGCTAAACCAGCTGCTGCAACGCCTGCTTTAGAGAAGGAGAAGACAAAGAAGCCCACAGCTAAACCTCAACCTGCCAAGACAGCTCCAGCTCAAAAAGATGAGTCCTCAAGCTCAG AAAGCAGCTCTGAAGATGAGGCTCCAGCAAAACCCTCAACTAAAACTGCAGCCCCAAAGGCACCCGTTGCTGCCTCAAAACCAGCTAAGGCAACGGAGTCTAGCTCTGAGTCGGACGACTCCACTGATGATCAAGTACCAATGAAAGCTAAGCCAGCCGCTAAATCACCTGTCGGTGCTTCAAGGCCTACTGCTCCTGTTTCAAagcctccagcagcagcagagagcagCTCAGATGCTGACTCTtctgaagatgaggaggaaccAGCTAAAACTAAGCCTATAGTAACCAAAATGGCTCCAGCATCAAAGCCCACCACTCCTACAGCTaaacctgctgcagcagctgagagTAGTTCTGACTCTGACTCATCATCAGAAGATGAAGAACCAGTAAAGGCTAAACCTGCTGCAACAAAAACGTCTAAACCAGCTACAAAGCCCGCTACTCCTGCAGCTAAgcctgctgcagcagaaagcagcTCAGATTCTGACTCCTCCTCAGAGGATGAAGAACCAGTAAAGGCTAAACCTGCTGCAACAAAAACGTCTAAACCAGCTACAAAGCCTGCTACTCCTGCAGCTAAgcctgctgcagcagaaagcagcTCAGATTCTGACTCCTCctcagagg ATGAAGAACCAGCCAAggctaaacctgcagcagctaaaGCAGCTACCCCGGCTTCAAAGCCTGCGACACCTGCTGCAAAGTCTGCTGCTGCAaagtctgctgctgctgagagcAGCTCAGATTCTGACTCCTCCTCTGAAGATGAAGAACCAGCCAAggctaaacctgcagcagccaaaGCAGCTACCCCGGCTTCAAAGCCTGCGACACCTGCTGCAAAGTCTGCTGCTGCAaagtctgctgctgctgagagcAGCTCAGATTCTGACTCCTCCTCTGAAGATGAAGAACCAGCCAAggctaaacctgcagcagccaaaGCAGCCACCCCGGCTTCAAAGCCTGCTACACCTGCTGCAAAGTCTGCTGCTGCCGCTGAGAGCAGCTCAGATTCTGACTCCTCTTCTGAAGATGAAGAACCAGCCAAGGCTAAACCTGCAGCATCTAAAGCAGCTACCCCGGCTTCAAAGCCTGCTACACCTGCAGTGAAAACTGCTGTTAAACCTGCTGCTGGAAAAGCAGAAAGCAGCTCAGACTCTGACTCTTCCTCTGAAGAAGAAGAGCCAGCTAAGGCTAAGCCAACAACAGCAAAGAAAGCTATCCCACCATCAAAACCCACCACACCTGCAGCTAAACcatctgctgcagcagaaagcagTTCTGACTCAGACTCCTCCTCTGAAGAGGAAGAAACGGCCAAGGCTAAACCAACAGCGGCCAAACCGACAGCAGCTAAAACTGCTACACCAACTTCAAAGCCTGCTACTCCTGCTGGAAAAGCTGGAGCAGTACCACAAAGCAGCTCTGAATCTGACAGCTCAGACTCTGAGGATGAAGTAGCCAAGCCTGCAGTGAAGAAACAAGCCACAGCAGCGGTCAAGAAGCCTGCAGCTGCCAGGGCCACAAAGGCtgcaacaacatcaacaaaaaaGGCAGAAGAGGACAGTTCTGACTCCTCTGATAGCTCAGATTCTGAAGCTGAAGCCCCCCCAGCTAAGCCTGCAGTCACCAATGGCAAGGCATCAACTCCCAAGACAAACACAGCAAAGGTTGCAGCAAAGCCAACACAGTCTTCATCCAGCGACGACAGCtctgatgaggaggaagagactagtaaaagtaaaacaaaacctGCTACCCCAGTTGTAGCAGCCAAGACAACCCCAGCAGTTAAACCTAAAGAGAAAAGTAGCAGCTCTTCAGACAGTTCATCAGATGAGGAAGACGCACCAAGTAAAGCAGCCACTGCACCTACCACCCCCACAATAA ATACCaatggaaagagaaaaagagatgaaGAATCATCTGACagtgaagaggaagaaacaCAATCAAAAACGCCAAAAAGCAAGAAAGTAACAACCACACCGCAAACTTTTCCAAAAGCGAATAAAAAG TCTTCAAACGTACCCTTCCGTAGAATCATGGAGGATCACATTGATGTGGATCCTCGTCTGACAGACAATTCGTTTGAAGCCAAG CGTGGAGCTAACGGAGACTGGGGCCAAAAAGCTAACGAAGTGCTGAAGTTCACTAAAGGCAAGTCGTTCCGCCATGAAAAGACGAAGAAAAAGAGGGGGAGCTACCGAGGCGGAGCCATTTCCACTACAGTCAACTCTATTAAGTTTGACAGTGACTGA
- the nolc1 gene encoding nucleolar and coiled-body phosphoprotein 1 isoform X2, giving the protein MAAENSVPSDLFKCVYSFLLENKFTKAANEFLKQTKVNAQDQNEESLVSIYNFWVKSPQAKKRKAPDAVNGPSAKKAKPGAESSSSEESSSDEEVDEKQIKPAAASAVSAKPGAAKAASSSSEDSSDSEEEKTAAKAPAKAPVKGPPPPAATGTTRKKDSSSSSEESDSDDEQPAKAPAPKTSTGAVTTPKAAVPTRGAAQKKQESSSSEDSSSDSEDEQPAKKTPAKPAAVTKAAAAESSSEDSSSEDEAPPSKKPKAGAYSAVPPPASIQKAPAAPAASKAKASESSDSSDDSSDEEDKVATKPAPVKKANTKPGMAKPAAKKQDSSSDSSDSSSEEEEAKKPAAKVTPAKAVKAKPAPAKAAPATNKDSDEESSSSEEEVKKPAAKVTPAKSAPAKPAAATPALEKEKTKKPTAKPQPAKTAPAQKDESSSSESSSEDEAPAKPSTKTAAPKAPVAASKPAKATESSSESDDSTDDQVPMKAKPAAKSPVGASRPTAPVSKPPAAAESSSDADSSEDEEEPAKTKPIVTKMAPASKPTTPTAKPAAAAESSSDSDSSSEDEEPVKAKPAATKTSKPATKPATPAAKPAAAESSSDSDSSSEDEEPVKAKPAATKTSKPATKPATPAAKPAAAESSSDSDSSSEDEEPAKAKPAAAKAATPASKPATPAAKSAAAKSAAAESSSDSDSSSEDEEPAKAKPAAAKAATPASKPATPAAKSAAAKSAAAESSSDSDSSSEDEEPAKAKPAAAKAATPASKPATPAAKSAAAAESSSDSDSSSEDEEPAKAKPAASKAATPASKPATPAVKTAVKPAAGKAESSSDSDSSSEEEEPAKAKPTTAKKAIPPSKPTTPAAKPSAAAESSSDSDSSSEEEETAKAKPTAAKPTAAKTATPTSKPATPAGKAGAVPQSSSESDSSDSEDEVAKPAVKKQATAAVKKPAAARATKAATTSTKKAEEDSSDSSDSSDSEAEAPPAKPAVTNGKASTPKTNTAKVAAKPTQSSSSDDSSDEEEETSKSKTKPATPVVAAKTTPAVKPKEKSSSSSDSSSDEEDAPSKAATAPTTPTINTNGKRKRDEESSDSEEEETQSKTPKSKKVTTTPQTFPKANKKSSNVPFRRIMEDHIDVDPRLTDNSFEAKRGANGDWGQKANEVLKFTKGKSFRHEKTKKKRGSYRGGAISTTVNSIKFDSD; this is encoded by the exons ATGGCGGCGGAAAACTCGGTGCCGAGTGATCTTTTCAAATGCGTATATTCCTTTCTGTTGGAGAACAAGTTCACCAAGGCGGCTAACGAGTTCCTGAAACAGACCAAAGTT AATGCGCAAGATCAAAATGAAGAGAGCCTTGTCAGCATCTACAACTTCTGGGTGAA GTCACCTCAGGCCAAGAAACGAAAAGCACCTGACGCTGTTAATGGTCCTTCAGCCAAAAAAGCAAAGCCTGGTGCAGAAAGCTCCAGCAGTGAGGAATCGAGCAGTGATGAAGaagttgatgaaaaacagatCAAACCAGCAGCAG CCAGCGCAGTGTCTGCAAAACCTGGAGCTGCTAAAGCAGCATCCAGTAGCAGCGAAGACTCAAGTGACTCTGAGGAGGAGAAGACTGCTGCAAAAGCTCCTGCAAAG GCACCTGTTAAAGGACCACCACCTCCTGCAGCAACAGGCACGACAAGGAAAAAGGACAGCAGCTCGAGCAGTGAAGAATCTGACTCTGACGATGAACAGCCAGCCAAAGCTCCTGCACCGA aAACAAGTACTGGTGCTGTCACCACACCCAAAGCAGCTGTTCCTACCAGAGGTGCAGCTCAGAAGAAGCAggagagcagcagcagtgaaGACAGCTCCTCAGACTCCGAAGATGAGCAACCTGCCAAG AAGACTCCAGCTAAACCTGCCGCAGTAAcaaaagcagctgcagctgagtCAAGCAGTGAAGATTCTTCGTCTGAGGATGAAGCTCCGCCAAGCAAAAAACCCAAAGCAG GAGCTTACAGTGCAGTCCCACCTCCTGCTTCAATCCAGAAAGCTCCTGCTGCGCCAGCTGCCAGCAAGGCCAAGGCCAGTGAGTCTTCAGACAGCAGTGATGACagcagtgatgaagaggacaaagTGGCCA CAAAACCTGCACCTGTAAAGAAAGCCAATACCAAACCTGGCATGGCTAAACCTGCAGCAAAAAAGCAGGACTCCAGCTCAGACAGCTCAG ATTCAAgttcagaggaagaagaggccAAGAAGCCTGCAGCCAAAGTTACCCCAGCTAAAGCAGTCAAAGCCAAACCTGCCCCAGCTAAGGCAGCACCTGCTACCAATAAAGACTCTGATGAAGAGTCATCAAGTTCAGAAGAGGAAGTTAAGAAGCCTGCAGCAAAAGTGACTCCGGCTAAATCTGCCCCAGCTAAACCAGCTGCTGCAACGCCTGCTTTAGAGAAGGAGAAGACAAAGAAGCCCACAGCTAAACCTCAACCTGCCAAGACAGCTCCAGCTCAAAAAGATGAGTCCTCAAGCTCAG AAAGCAGCTCTGAAGATGAGGCTCCAGCAAAACCCTCAACTAAAACTGCAGCCCCAAAGGCACCCGTTGCTGCCTCAAAACCAGCTAAGGCAACGGAGTCTAGCTCTGAGTCGGACGACTCCACTGATGATCAAGTACCAATGAAAGCTAAGCCAGCCGCTAAATCACCTGTCGGTGCTTCAAGGCCTACTGCTCCTGTTTCAAagcctccagcagcagcagagagcagCTCAGATGCTGACTCTtctgaagatgaggaggaaccAGCTAAAACTAAGCCTATAGTAACCAAAATGGCTCCAGCATCAAAGCCCACCACTCCTACAGCTaaacctgctgcagcagctgagagTAGTTCTGACTCTGACTCATCATCAGAAGATGAAGAACCAGTAAAGGCTAAACCTGCTGCAACAAAAACGTCTAAACCAGCTACAAAGCCCGCTACTCCTGCAGCTAAgcctgctgcagcagaaagcagcTCAGATTCTGACTCCTCCTCAGAGGATGAAGAACCAGTAAAGGCTAAACCTGCTGCAACAAAAACGTCTAAACCAGCTACAAAGCCTGCTACTCCTGCAGCTAAgcctgctgcagcagaaagcagcTCAGATTCTGACTCCTCctcagagg ATGAAGAACCAGCCAAggctaaacctgcagcagctaaaGCAGCTACCCCGGCTTCAAAGCCTGCGACACCTGCTGCAAAGTCTGCTGCTGCAaagtctgctgctgctgagagcAGCTCAGATTCTGACTCCTCCTCTGAAGATGAAGAACCAGCCAAggctaaacctgcagcagccaaaGCAGCTACCCCGGCTTCAAAGCCTGCGACACCTGCTGCAAAGTCTGCTGCTGCAaagtctgctgctgctgagagcAGCTCAGATTCTGACTCCTCCTCTGAAGATGAAGAACCAGCCAAggctaaacctgcagcagccaaaGCAGCCACCCCGGCTTCAAAGCCTGCTACACCTGCTGCAAAGTCTGCTGCTGCCGCTGAGAGCAGCTCAGATTCTGACTCCTCTTCTGAAGATGAAGAACCAGCCAAGGCTAAACCTGCAGCATCTAAAGCAGCTACCCCGGCTTCAAAGCCTGCTACACCTGCAGTGAAAACTGCTGTTAAACCTGCTGCTGGAAAAGCAGAAAGCAGCTCAGACTCTGACTCTTCCTCTGAAGAAGAAGAGCCAGCTAAGGCTAAGCCAACAACAGCAAAGAAAGCTATCCCACCATCAAAACCCACCACACCTGCAGCTAAACcatctgctgcagcagaaagcagTTCTGACTCAGACTCCTCCTCTGAAGAGGAAGAAACGGCCAAGGCTAAACCAACAGCGGCCAAACCGACAGCAGCTAAAACTGCTACACCAACTTCAAAGCCTGCTACTCCTGCTGGAAAAGCTGGAGCAGTACCACAAAGCAGCTCTGAATCTGACAGCTCAGACTCTGAGGATGAAGTAGCCAAGCCTGCAGTGAAGAAACAAGCCACAGCAGCGGTCAAGAAGCCTGCAGCTGCCAGGGCCACAAAGGCtgcaacaacatcaacaaaaaaGGCAGAAGAGGACAGTTCTGACTCCTCTGATAGCTCAGATTCTGAAGCTGAAGCCCCCCCAGCTAAGCCTGCAGTCACCAATGGCAAGGCATCAACTCCCAAGACAAACACAGCAAAGGTTGCAGCAAAGCCAACACAGTCTTCATCCAGCGACGACAGCtctgatgaggaggaagagactagtaaaagtaaaacaaaacctGCTACCCCAGTTGTAGCAGCCAAGACAACCCCAGCAGTTAAACCTAAAGAGAAAAGTAGCAGCTCTTCAGACAGTTCATCAGATGAGGAAGACGCACCAAGTAAAGCAGCCACTGCACCTACCACCCCCACAATAA ATACCaatggaaagagaaaaagagatgaaGAATCATCTGACagtgaagaggaagaaacaCAATCAAAAACGCCAAAAAGCAAGAAAGTAACAACCACACCGCAAACTTTTCCAAAAGCGAATAAAAAG TCTTCAAACGTACCCTTCCGTAGAATCATGGAGGATCACATTGATGTGGATCCTCGTCTGACAGACAATTCGTTTGAAGCCAAG CGTGGAGCTAACGGAGACTGGGGCCAAAAAGCTAACGAAGTGCTGAAGTTCACTAAAGGCAAGTCGTTCCGCCATGAAAAGACGAAGAAAAAGAGGGGGAGCTACCGAGGCGGAGCCATTTCCACTACAGTCAACTCTATTAAGTTTGACAGTGACTGA
- the nolc1 gene encoding nucleolar and coiled-body phosphoprotein 1 isoform X1, with the protein MAAENSVPSDLFKCVYSFLLENKFTKAANEFLKQTKVNAQDQNEESLVSIYNFWVKSPQAKKRKAPDAVNGPSAKKAKPGAESSSSEESSSDEEVDEKQIKPAAVASAVSAKPGAAKAASSSSEDSSDSEEEKTAAKAPAKAPVKGPPPPAATGTTRKKDSSSSSEESDSDDEQPAKAPAPKTSTGAVTTPKAAVPTRGAAQKKQESSSSEDSSSDSEDEQPAKKTPAKPAAVTKAAAAESSSEDSSSEDEAPPSKKPKAGAYSAVPPPASIQKAPAAPAASKAKASESSDSSDDSSDEEDKVATKPAPVKKANTKPGMAKPAAKKQDSSSDSSDSSSEEEEAKKPAAKVTPAKAVKAKPAPAKAAPATNKDSDEESSSSEEEVKKPAAKVTPAKSAPAKPAAATPALEKEKTKKPTAKPQPAKTAPAQKDESSSSESSSEDEAPAKPSTKTAAPKAPVAASKPAKATESSSESDDSTDDQVPMKAKPAAKSPVGASRPTAPVSKPPAAAESSSDADSSEDEEEPAKTKPIVTKMAPASKPTTPTAKPAAAAESSSDSDSSSEDEEPVKAKPAATKTSKPATKPATPAAKPAAAESSSDSDSSSEDEEPVKAKPAATKTSKPATKPATPAAKPAAAESSSDSDSSSEDEEPAKAKPAAAKAATPASKPATPAAKSAAAKSAAAESSSDSDSSSEDEEPAKAKPAAAKAATPASKPATPAAKSAAAKSAAAESSSDSDSSSEDEEPAKAKPAAAKAATPASKPATPAAKSAAAAESSSDSDSSSEDEEPAKAKPAASKAATPASKPATPAVKTAVKPAAGKAESSSDSDSSSEEEEPAKAKPTTAKKAIPPSKPTTPAAKPSAAAESSSDSDSSSEEEETAKAKPTAAKPTAAKTATPTSKPATPAGKAGAVPQSSSESDSSDSEDEVAKPAVKKQATAAVKKPAAARATKAATTSTKKAEEDSSDSSDSSDSEAEAPPAKPAVTNGKASTPKTNTAKVAAKPTQSSSSDDSSDEEEETSKSKTKPATPVVAAKTTPAVKPKEKSSSSSDSSSDEEDAPSKAATAPTTPTINTNGKRKRDEESSDSEEEETQSKTPKSKKVTTTPQTFPKANKKSSNVPFRRIMEDHIDVDPRLTDNSFEAKRGANGDWGQKANEVLKFTKGKSFRHEKTKKKRGSYRGGAISTTVNSIKFDSD; encoded by the exons ATGGCGGCGGAAAACTCGGTGCCGAGTGATCTTTTCAAATGCGTATATTCCTTTCTGTTGGAGAACAAGTTCACCAAGGCGGCTAACGAGTTCCTGAAACAGACCAAAGTT AATGCGCAAGATCAAAATGAAGAGAGCCTTGTCAGCATCTACAACTTCTGGGTGAA GTCACCTCAGGCCAAGAAACGAAAAGCACCTGACGCTGTTAATGGTCCTTCAGCCAAAAAAGCAAAGCCTGGTGCAGAAAGCTCCAGCAGTGAGGAATCGAGCAGTGATGAAGaagttgatgaaaaacagatCAAACCAGCAGCAG TAGCCAGCGCAGTGTCTGCAAAACCTGGAGCTGCTAAAGCAGCATCCAGTAGCAGCGAAGACTCAAGTGACTCTGAGGAGGAGAAGACTGCTGCAAAAGCTCCTGCAAAG GCACCTGTTAAAGGACCACCACCTCCTGCAGCAACAGGCACGACAAGGAAAAAGGACAGCAGCTCGAGCAGTGAAGAATCTGACTCTGACGATGAACAGCCAGCCAAAGCTCCTGCACCGA aAACAAGTACTGGTGCTGTCACCACACCCAAAGCAGCTGTTCCTACCAGAGGTGCAGCTCAGAAGAAGCAggagagcagcagcagtgaaGACAGCTCCTCAGACTCCGAAGATGAGCAACCTGCCAAG AAGACTCCAGCTAAACCTGCCGCAGTAAcaaaagcagctgcagctgagtCAAGCAGTGAAGATTCTTCGTCTGAGGATGAAGCTCCGCCAAGCAAAAAACCCAAAGCAG GAGCTTACAGTGCAGTCCCACCTCCTGCTTCAATCCAGAAAGCTCCTGCTGCGCCAGCTGCCAGCAAGGCCAAGGCCAGTGAGTCTTCAGACAGCAGTGATGACagcagtgatgaagaggacaaagTGGCCA CAAAACCTGCACCTGTAAAGAAAGCCAATACCAAACCTGGCATGGCTAAACCTGCAGCAAAAAAGCAGGACTCCAGCTCAGACAGCTCAG ATTCAAgttcagaggaagaagaggccAAGAAGCCTGCAGCCAAAGTTACCCCAGCTAAAGCAGTCAAAGCCAAACCTGCCCCAGCTAAGGCAGCACCTGCTACCAATAAAGACTCTGATGAAGAGTCATCAAGTTCAGAAGAGGAAGTTAAGAAGCCTGCAGCAAAAGTGACTCCGGCTAAATCTGCCCCAGCTAAACCAGCTGCTGCAACGCCTGCTTTAGAGAAGGAGAAGACAAAGAAGCCCACAGCTAAACCTCAACCTGCCAAGACAGCTCCAGCTCAAAAAGATGAGTCCTCAAGCTCAG AAAGCAGCTCTGAAGATGAGGCTCCAGCAAAACCCTCAACTAAAACTGCAGCCCCAAAGGCACCCGTTGCTGCCTCAAAACCAGCTAAGGCAACGGAGTCTAGCTCTGAGTCGGACGACTCCACTGATGATCAAGTACCAATGAAAGCTAAGCCAGCCGCTAAATCACCTGTCGGTGCTTCAAGGCCTACTGCTCCTGTTTCAAagcctccagcagcagcagagagcagCTCAGATGCTGACTCTtctgaagatgaggaggaaccAGCTAAAACTAAGCCTATAGTAACCAAAATGGCTCCAGCATCAAAGCCCACCACTCCTACAGCTaaacctgctgcagcagctgagagTAGTTCTGACTCTGACTCATCATCAGAAGATGAAGAACCAGTAAAGGCTAAACCTGCTGCAACAAAAACGTCTAAACCAGCTACAAAGCCCGCTACTCCTGCAGCTAAgcctgctgcagcagaaagcagcTCAGATTCTGACTCCTCCTCAGAGGATGAAGAACCAGTAAAGGCTAAACCTGCTGCAACAAAAACGTCTAAACCAGCTACAAAGCCTGCTACTCCTGCAGCTAAgcctgctgcagcagaaagcagcTCAGATTCTGACTCCTCctcagagg ATGAAGAACCAGCCAAggctaaacctgcagcagctaaaGCAGCTACCCCGGCTTCAAAGCCTGCGACACCTGCTGCAAAGTCTGCTGCTGCAaagtctgctgctgctgagagcAGCTCAGATTCTGACTCCTCCTCTGAAGATGAAGAACCAGCCAAggctaaacctgcagcagccaaaGCAGCTACCCCGGCTTCAAAGCCTGCGACACCTGCTGCAAAGTCTGCTGCTGCAaagtctgctgctgctgagagcAGCTCAGATTCTGACTCCTCCTCTGAAGATGAAGAACCAGCCAAggctaaacctgcagcagccaaaGCAGCCACCCCGGCTTCAAAGCCTGCTACACCTGCTGCAAAGTCTGCTGCTGCCGCTGAGAGCAGCTCAGATTCTGACTCCTCTTCTGAAGATGAAGAACCAGCCAAGGCTAAACCTGCAGCATCTAAAGCAGCTACCCCGGCTTCAAAGCCTGCTACACCTGCAGTGAAAACTGCTGTTAAACCTGCTGCTGGAAAAGCAGAAAGCAGCTCAGACTCTGACTCTTCCTCTGAAGAAGAAGAGCCAGCTAAGGCTAAGCCAACAACAGCAAAGAAAGCTATCCCACCATCAAAACCCACCACACCTGCAGCTAAACcatctgctgcagcagaaagcagTTCTGACTCAGACTCCTCCTCTGAAGAGGAAGAAACGGCCAAGGCTAAACCAACAGCGGCCAAACCGACAGCAGCTAAAACTGCTACACCAACTTCAAAGCCTGCTACTCCTGCTGGAAAAGCTGGAGCAGTACCACAAAGCAGCTCTGAATCTGACAGCTCAGACTCTGAGGATGAAGTAGCCAAGCCTGCAGTGAAGAAACAAGCCACAGCAGCGGTCAAGAAGCCTGCAGCTGCCAGGGCCACAAAGGCtgcaacaacatcaacaaaaaaGGCAGAAGAGGACAGTTCTGACTCCTCTGATAGCTCAGATTCTGAAGCTGAAGCCCCCCCAGCTAAGCCTGCAGTCACCAATGGCAAGGCATCAACTCCCAAGACAAACACAGCAAAGGTTGCAGCAAAGCCAACACAGTCTTCATCCAGCGACGACAGCtctgatgaggaggaagagactagtaaaagtaaaacaaaacctGCTACCCCAGTTGTAGCAGCCAAGACAACCCCAGCAGTTAAACCTAAAGAGAAAAGTAGCAGCTCTTCAGACAGTTCATCAGATGAGGAAGACGCACCAAGTAAAGCAGCCACTGCACCTACCACCCCCACAATAA ATACCaatggaaagagaaaaagagatgaaGAATCATCTGACagtgaagaggaagaaacaCAATCAAAAACGCCAAAAAGCAAGAAAGTAACAACCACACCGCAAACTTTTCCAAAAGCGAATAAAAAG TCTTCAAACGTACCCTTCCGTAGAATCATGGAGGATCACATTGATGTGGATCCTCGTCTGACAGACAATTCGTTTGAAGCCAAG CGTGGAGCTAACGGAGACTGGGGCCAAAAAGCTAACGAAGTGCTGAAGTTCACTAAAGGCAAGTCGTTCCGCCATGAAAAGACGAAGAAAAAGAGGGGGAGCTACCGAGGCGGAGCCATTTCCACTACAGTCAACTCTATTAAGTTTGACAGTGACTGA